AGGGTTGTCGATAGCTTCGAAGTACTCGACCTTGTCTTCGGGGTAGTTGTCAATGACCAGTTTCAAAGGATCCAGGACGACCATCAGTCGATCAGCGCGCTTGTTCAGGTCCTCACGAACACAGAACTCCAACAAGGAGTAGTCGACGACTCCTTCAACCTTTGCAACTCCTACACGGCTGATAAAATCCTTCATTGATTCAGGCGAGTACCCTCGTCTCCTGATACCACTTATGGTAGGCATTCTTGGATCATCCCATCCATCCACGATTCCCAGCTTGACCAAGTTAAGGAGCCTTCTCTTGCTCATCACGAAATAATTGATGTTCAAGCGGGCAAATTCATACTGGTGAGGTGTATGCTCAATACCATCGATGCTCGTAGCCCAATCATAAGCAGGTCGGTGATCCTCGAACTCCAGGGTACAGATTGAGTGGGTGATGCCTTCAATCGCATCGCTGATGGGATGAGTGAAATCATACATAGGATAAATACACCACGCGTCCCCGGTTCGTGGATGTGAGGCAAACTTGATACGATAAAGAGCCGGGTCCCGCATATTCAGATTAGGACTGGACATGTCGATCTTGGCTCGAAGAATATACTTTCCTTCTGGGTGCTTGCCTTCACGCATCTCAAGGAAAAGCCTGAGGTTTTCCTCGATACTTCTTTCCCGGTCAGGACTGTTTTTCCCAGGTTCCTTCAAGGTTCCCCGGTATTCCTTCATCTGCTCAGCCGAGAGGCTGTCCACATAGGCTTTTCCTTGTTTGATCAACTCAATTGCTATCTCATACAGCTGCTGATAATAATCAGAGGCATGATACTCATACTCACCCCAGTCATAGCCCAGCCATTTGATGTCACGCTTGATGGAGTTGATGTACTCCATATCTTCCTTCTCAGGATTGGTATCGTCAAAACGGAGGTGGCAGCGACCTTGGTATTTCTCAGCAAGTCCGAAATTGATGCAGATTGACTTGATGTGTCCGATATGCAGATATCCATTGGGTTCAGGGGGGAATCTGGTTACAATGGTATTATTAGGAACCCGCCCAGATGCCAGGTCATCCTCGATAATGCGTTCCAAAAAATTCAGGGGAGTCTTCTCTTTCGTCTCCACTTCGTTGTGCTCGTCCATTATTGTCCTTCCTTATACCCTTTCAAAGGGGCTTCTCTGAAGATAGCACATAGTAGCACAACCACTAGTGTTGTGCGAGAGGCTATCAGGTCTCTTTCCTATAATCCAATGCACTCATGGAAGCCCTAGCTTCTTCACTTCCCTCATTAGCGAAATAGGGCCCAAAGCTTACCGAACGTTCTATTCCCGGAAGTGTGAAGGTTCCAATCCAGTTCAATGGGCTTTCATTATGTCTACTATATCCGATTGAGACCTGGGAACCTTTACGTTTCATCCTCCAGATCACAGGAGTGTTGTCTGTCATGTGGGGGATCTTGCAGTAGTTACGGTAGCCTCCGATCATGACATGCATTTCCAAGGCTTCAGCGTTCATCCCCACAGCAATGAAATCGGTGGGTAAGTGGTAGAAACAAA
This sequence is a window from uncultured Sphaerochaeta sp.. Protein-coding genes within it:
- a CDS encoding glutamine--tRNA ligase/YqeY domain fusion protein; the protein is MDEHNEVETKEKTPLNFLERIIEDDLASGRVPNNTIVTRFPPEPNGYLHIGHIKSICINFGLAEKYQGRCHLRFDDTNPEKEDMEYINSIKRDIKWLGYDWGEYEYHASDYYQQLYEIAIELIKQGKAYVDSLSAEQMKEYRGTLKEPGKNSPDRERSIEENLRLFLEMREGKHPEGKYILRAKIDMSSPNLNMRDPALYRIKFASHPRTGDAWCIYPMYDFTHPISDAIEGITHSICTLEFEDHRPAYDWATSIDGIEHTPHQYEFARLNINYFVMSKRRLLNLVKLGIVDGWDDPRMPTISGIRRRGYSPESMKDFISRVGVAKVEGVVDYSLLEFCVREDLNKRADRLMVVLDPLKLVIDNYPEDKVEYFEAIDNPEDPNSKTHQIPFSRELYIEREDFMEDPPKKYHRLYPGNEVRLKYAYYVTAHSVEKDDDGNIVEVHCTYDPESRGGSTPDGRKVKGTSHWVSASEGVTIEARLYDKLFLTEYPGKETGNYLDDLNPDSLQIVSNAKAEPQIKLAKEGDYLQFIRNGYFCLDSKASSQDHLIFNRTVTLKDSWAKLKKKMGM